One segment of Agromyces albus DNA contains the following:
- a CDS encoding GtrA family protein: protein MFGHSAVRYLIAGGAAFLVDLGLLALFKNVLGWPLWLATAAAFLLSFFFTYTVQKMFAFTSMAPHGIAILKYAVLVAFNTAASVVIVASVDWTGAGWVAGKVIATVVMTVWNYFAYRYWVFAENPRESRA, encoded by the coding sequence GTGTTCGGCCACAGCGCCGTGCGGTACCTGATCGCGGGCGGCGCGGCGTTCCTCGTCGATCTCGGGCTTCTCGCGCTGTTCAAGAATGTGCTGGGCTGGCCGCTCTGGCTGGCGACCGCTGCAGCGTTCCTGTTGAGTTTCTTCTTCACCTACACGGTGCAGAAGATGTTCGCCTTCACCTCGATGGCGCCGCACGGGATCGCCATCTTGAAGTATGCGGTGCTCGTGGCGTTCAACACCGCCGCGAGCGTGGTGATCGTCGCTTCCGTCGATTGGACCGGCGCCGGCTGGGTGGCCGGGAAGGTCATCGCCACCGTCGTGATGACCGTATGGAACTATTTCGCGTACCGGTATTGGGTGTTCGCGGAGAATCCAAGAGAGAGCCGAGCATAG
- a CDS encoding Gfo/Idh/MocA family oxidoreductase, translating to MSHRLRIALIGAGTMGSHHARVISQSQRADLAVLVDPRKSVGAMVAERFGTEWAPELPDLSDFDGVVIAAATEAHHELAMQVLSQDTAVLIEKPVADSLLKTREIIALAEQRDLPLVCGLLERYNPAVMTARALVDRPLHITATRHSPYAPRIRTGVAWDLLVHDVDLAINLIGTEPTTVDARLGFFHPDSADGAEDVAETLLGFGDGAIAHVSASRIGQRKIRQLSIHEADRLIEVDLLRRDVTVYHHVSENAVDEGRGYRQQTVIEIPELVSSQEPLTTQFSHFVDLVEGTGDAAAERATILPSHEVIDAATSSRGRS from the coding sequence ATGAGCCACCGTCTGCGGATCGCGCTCATCGGCGCCGGAACCATGGGATCGCACCACGCCCGGGTCATCTCACAGTCGCAACGCGCGGATCTCGCCGTCCTCGTCGATCCGCGGAAGTCGGTCGGCGCCATGGTCGCGGAGCGATTCGGCACCGAATGGGCACCCGAGCTCCCCGATCTCAGCGACTTCGACGGCGTCGTGATCGCGGCGGCGACGGAAGCCCATCACGAGCTCGCGATGCAGGTGCTGAGCCAGGACACCGCGGTGCTCATCGAGAAGCCGGTCGCAGACAGCCTCCTCAAGACGCGTGAGATCATCGCACTGGCCGAGCAACGCGACCTGCCCCTGGTCTGCGGCCTGCTCGAACGGTACAACCCGGCCGTCATGACGGCGCGAGCGCTCGTCGACCGTCCATTGCACATCACCGCGACGAGGCACTCGCCGTACGCCCCGCGAATCCGAACCGGTGTCGCGTGGGATCTCCTCGTTCACGACGTCGATCTCGCCATCAATCTCATCGGCACGGAGCCGACCACGGTCGACGCTCGACTGGGCTTCTTCCATCCCGATTCCGCCGATGGTGCCGAGGATGTCGCCGAAACACTGCTCGGCTTCGGCGACGGTGCCATCGCGCACGTGTCGGCGAGTCGCATCGGCCAACGCAAGATCCGCCAGCTTTCGATCCACGAGGCGGATCGCCTGATCGAGGTCGACCTGCTGCGGCGGGATGTCACGGTCTACCACCACGTCTCCGAGAACGCGGTCGATGAGGGGCGCGGATATCGCCAGCAGACCGTCATCGAGATTCCCGAGCTCGTGAGCTCGCAGGAGCCGCTCACCACGCAGTTCTCGCACTTCGTCGATCTGGTCGAGGGCACCGGCGACGCCGCGGCCGAGCGTGCCACGATCCTCCCCTCCCACGAGGTCATCGACGCTGCGACCTCGAGCAGGGGTCGCAGCTGA